GTCACCTTCGCCGTCGCGCCCTTGGCCTCGATACGCTGTTTGATGATCTCCGACAGGCGTTCGCGGAACTCGTCGTGATAGGCATCGGGCGCCCATTCGGCCGACATCGACTCGATCAGTTGGGCGGCCATGTCGAATTCCTTGTCGGCGATCCGATAGCTCGACGCCGAGCCCTCGGGCAGTTTGTAGTCGTTGGGATCAACGAGTTCCTGCGGGTAGCGCAACAGCATCAGGATCAGGGCATCGCCCTCCGGCATCACCGCGCACAGGTATTCACGGGTGCGGATGACCACGCGGGCCACGCCGACCTTGCCCGTCTTCTTGAGCGTCTCGCGCAACAGCACGTAGCCCTTCTCGGCCTTCTTGCCTGGCACCAGCACATACGGCTTCTCGTAGAAGCGCACGCCGATACTGCCGGCGTCGACGAAGGCTTCGACATCGACCGACTCGTGCGATTCGGGCGCCGCCGAGGCGATGTCTTCCTTCTCGATGACGACATAGCTGCCCTTGTCGTACTCGAAGGCCTTGACGATCTCCTTCCATGGCACTTCCTCGCCGGTGTCGGCGTTGACCCGCTCGAAGCGGATCGGCTTCTTGTCGCGCGAATCCAGCATCCGGAAGCTCAGGTCGGTTCTGCGCTCCCCGGACATCAGCGAGACCGGGATGTTGAGCAGGCCGAAGGACAGCGAGCCGGACCAGATGGGACGCGCCATGACGGCCTCCATTGCGGTGCCCGGCGGGGTGCCGGGCGGGATGGCGGAGGCTTGCACCGGTCCCGTGCAACCGGCGTCAAGCGCCAGCGGGTTTCACGCCGTCTCGTCATGCCCCGGATCAACGTGGCGGCATGAGCCAGAACCCCACCAGCACGCCGCGGACGCCAGCGGCCCCCGGGCACGACACGTCCAAGGGCCATCGCGAGGACAACCAGGACGAGGCCCTGGAAGAGACGTTCCCGGCCAGCGATCCGGTCTCGCCCTTCGTGCCTGCCGGGGACCCGCCGCCGCCCGAGCCGGAGCCGCCGCAGCGGACCGACTGATCGGTGACGGATCGCCGGGCCCGATCCGTCACGGGAGCGGCCTTCGGACGCGCAGCCTATAATCCTCCGCTGTAACCGGTTACACGGATAGAAGGATGCGCCTAGACGACCGCCTCGAGGCCCTGCTCGCGCAGATGACGCTCGAGGAGAAGATCGGCCAGCTCGGCATTTTCGCCGACATGCTGCGGCCCTTCGCCGCCGACGTGAATCCCGACATGAACGAGCGCGATGCGGACGAGTTGCGCGCCCAGATCCGAGCCGGGCGCGTCGGGGCCGTGTTCAACGGCGTCGGAGCGCGTCAGGGATACGAATCGCAACGTATCGCGGTGGAGGAAAGCCGGCTCGGGATCCCGCTGCTGATGGGCGCCGACGTGATCCATGGCATGCGCACGGTGTTTCCGATTCCACTGGGCGAGGCCGCCAGCTTCGAGCCGGCGCTGGCGCAGCGCACCGCCCGCGCGGCGGCGATCGAAGCGACCGCATGCGGCCTGCACTGGACATTCGCACCCACCCTCGACATCGCGCGTGATCAACGCTGGGGCCGCGTGGCCGAGGCGGCGGGCGAGGACGTGGTGCTGGCGAACGCATTCGCCGCCGCGCGCGTGCGCGGTTTCCAGGGCGACGATCTCACCGCGCACGACTCCCTGCTCGCCACGCCAAAGCATTTCGTCGGCTACGGCGCGGTGATGGGGGGGCTCGACTACAACAGTGTCGAGATCTCCGAAGGCACGCTGCGCGACGTGCACCTGCCCCCGTTCAAGGCCGCGCTCGATGCCGGCGCGATGACGGTGATGAGCGCCTTCAACGACATCAACGGGGTGCCGGCGTCGGCGCACGATGGCCTGCTGACCGACCTGCTGCGCGGCGAATGGGGCTTCAAGGGCTTCGTGGTCTCCGACTACACCGCCGACTTCGAGCTCGTCGCGCATGGCTTCGCCGCCGACGATCGCGAGGCGACCAGGCTCTCGTTCACGGCGGGCGTCGACATGAGCATGCAGAGCGGTCTCTATGCCACGCACCTGCCGGAGCTGGTGGCCAGCGGCGAGGTGTCGATGGCCGCGATCGACCGCGGCGTGCGGCGCGTGCTTGCCGTCAAGCAGGCGATCGGCCTGTTCGACGATCCCTACCGCTCGCTGGATCCGCAGGCCGAGGCTGCGCTCGATCCGCAGGCGCTGCATTTCGACCTCGCGCGCGACGCCGCGCGCCGGTCGATCGTGCTGCTGAAGAACGAGGGCGAGCTGCTGCCGCTGAAGAAGTCCGGCCAGCGGATCGCGTTGATCGGCCCGTATGCCCGGGACCGCGACAACCTCGAGGGCTGCTGGACGCTGTTCGGCGACAAGACGCTGTACGTCAACCTCGAAGACGGGCTGCGCGCGGCGCTCGACGACGGCGATGCACTGACGGTCGTCGATGGCAGCGCCATGGAAGAGGCCATTGATGGCGGCATCGAAGCGGCGGTGGAAGCCGCGCGCGAGGCCGATGTCGTGCTGCTGGCGATCGGCGAGCCGCAGGGCTACAGCGGCGAGGCACAGTCGCGCACGCAGATCATCGTGCCGCCCGCGCAGCAGGCGCTGGCCGAGGCTGTCGCCGCGACCGGCACGCCGATGGTCGTGCTGCTGCGCCATGGCCGCGCGCTGGCATTGCAGGGCGCGGTGCGCGATGCGCAGGCGATTGTCGCGACCTGGTTCCTTGGCACCGCCACCGGTCCCGCGATTGCCGACGTGCTGCTGGGCGACTACAACCCGTCCGCACGTCTGCCGGTCAGTTTTCCGCGCGACTCCGGCCAGCAGCCGCTGTACTACAACCGGCAGCGCACCGGCCGCCCGGAGCTGCCGGAGATGAGCGAGTTCAAGAGCCGCTGGCGGGAGATGCCGCACAGCCCGCTGTATCCATTCGGTCATGGCCTGTCGTACACGCGCTTCGTCTATGGCGACGTCCAACTGTCGTCCGACACGCTCGACTGGGACGGCACGCTGACGGCGTCGGTGACGCTGCGCAACGACGGCGACCGCGCCGGCGAGGAGGTCGTGCAGCTCTACATCCACGACCGTGTCGCCAGCCGCGTGCGGCCGATCCGCGAGCTCAAGGATTTCCGCAAGGTCGCCCTCGAGCCCGGCGCGCACGCCACGGTCTCGTTCACGCTGCGGCGCGACCAGCTCGCCTTCACCACCCGCAGCGGCGCGTTCTCCGCCGAGCCGGGCCTGTTCGAAGTCTGGATCGCCCCGAGCTCGGAGACGGGTATGGCGGCGCAGTTCACCCTGATCCGTTGATTTGCTGCCACGGGCGCGCCCGCCGGCGCGCCTGTGGAGGTGGTCGAGCGGTGGGGCGGCGCCGGCGGCCGTCAGCGCTCCGAGTGGCCGGGATCTTCCCGGTCGCGTCGCGAGAACAGGTCGGGGCGGATGAGTTCGATGAACGCCCGCGCCTGCGGTGAAAGCACCTTGCCCTTGCGCACGACCACGCCATAGCTGCGTGGCGGGAACCATTCCGCGACCGGGCGCGTCGCCAGCCGCTCGGCGTCATCTGCGGCCAGGCAGATCGAACTGACGACCGAGATGCCCATGCCCATCGCCACGTACTGCTTGATCACTTCCCAGCCGCCGACCTCCAGCGCCACCGTGTAGGGCAGCCGAGCCTGCTGGAATACCTGGTCGACGAGACGGTAGGTGACCTGGCGTTTCGGCGGCAGGATCAGGCCGTAGCGGGCGATCTCCTCGAGTGTCAGCCGCTTCGACCGCGCCAGGGCATGGTCGAGGGGCGTCAGCAGGATCGGGTCGAACCGGTAGACAGGCGCGTAGCTGAGGTCACCCGGCACATCGACCATCGAACCGACAACGAGGTCGACGGCGTCGCTGCGCAGCAGGTCGGTGCCATCGGCGGTGATCGCATCCTGCAGCGACAGACGCACGTCGGGGTGCTGGCGGCGGAACAGGTCGACGATACGCGGCAGCAGGTAGAGGATCGTCGAACTGTTGGCCGCCACCTTCAGCTCGCCCGCATCGAGCCCGCCGATCTCGCGCCTGAAGGCCGCCGGCAGGGCATCGAGCCCCTCCACCAGCGGCATGGCCAGCGCATACAGCGCTTCCCCCTCGCGGGTCGGGACCAGGCGCCGGCCGCTGCGCTCGAGCAGCTTGACGCCGAGTTCGCGCTCGAGCGCCTGCAACTGCAACGAGATTGCCGGCTGGCTGACATAGAGGGCTTCCGCGGCACGCGAAACTGAACCGAGCCGCGTGGTCTGACAGAACGCGCGCAGCGGTTTCAGCCGATCGCTCTTGTACGGAAATCTCTGCGGCGGCAGTGACTTGGACGGCATCGCGGCATTCCTATAAGTCCAGCTAATGCTAAGCATTGACATAACTGGATTGTCAAATAGCCGCGCCGGGCGGACCGTCGGCAACACCCGCTCCGCCGAGCGCGACAAGGATCCGCAGCCTGTGAATGCCGTCATCAAAACCGCCCCGTCTGCCGATGCACCCCGCTTCACCTTGCCCGCCGACACCGCGACCGATCTGCTCGATGCCCCGGCGCTGGCGTTCCTGGCCGAACTGCACCAGCGTTTCGAACCGCGCCGACGGGCCTTGCTCACGGCCCGGGGCGAGCGCCAGGCCGCATACGATGCCGGCGCGCTCCCGGACTTCCGCGTCGCCAGCCGGGCTATCCGCGAAACCGAATGGCGGGTGGCGCCGCTGCCGGCGGCCCTGCGCGACCGCCGGGTCGAGATCACCGGGCCGGTCGACCCGAAGATGGTCATCAACGCGCTGAACTCCGGCGCCAACTGCTACATGGCCGACTTCGAGGACTCGACCGCCCCCACCTGGCACAACCTGCTGACCGGACAGCGCGCACTGCGCGATGCCGTTGCCGGCACCCTGGAATTCAACGCGCCGGGCGGCAAGCGCTACACGCTCAGGCCCGAGGACCAGCGCGCCGTGCTGCTGGTGCGGCCCCGCGGCTGGCACCTCGACGAGAAGCACGTGTGCATCGGCGACGGCCCGGGCGCCGGGTCACAGGCGCCGATGTCGGCTGCGCTGTTCGACGCGGGCCTGTTCGCGTTCCACAACGCCCATGCGCTGGCGGCGAAGGATCGCGGCCCGTACTTCTACATCCCCAAGCTGGAATCGGCGGACGAGGCCCGGCTGTGGGACGACGTACTGGCCTATATCGAGCGCAGGCTCGGCCTGCCGGGCGGCCAGATCCGCGTCACCGTGCTGATCGAAACGCTGCCTGCGGTGTTCGAGATGGACGAGATCCTGCACGCGCTCAAGGACCGCGTCGCGGGCCTCAACTGCGGCCGCTGGGACTACATCTTCTCCTACATCAAGACCTTCCGGCGGCACCGCGACCGCGTACTGCCCGAGCGCGCCCAGGTCACGATGGCGCAGCCGTTCCTCAAGGCGTACTCCGAGCTGCTGATCCAGACCTGTCATCGCCGCGGCGCGCACGCGATGGGCGGCATGGCCGCGCAGATCCCGATCGCCGACGATGCGACCGCCAACGAGATCGCGATGTCGCGCGTGCGCGCCGACAAGCTGCGCGAGGTCACCGCGGGCCATGACGGCACCTGGGTCGCGCACCCGGCGCTGATCCCACTGGCCAGGCAGGTCTTCGACGAGCGCATGCGCGGCCCGCACCAGCACGCGATGACGCGTGATGACGTGCTGGTCGACCGGGACGATCTGATCGCGCCGCCGATCGGCACGATCAGCCGGGCAGGGTTCGACGGCAATGTCGAGGTCTGTGTGCGCTACATCGCCGCCTGGCTCGACGGCAATGGCTGCGTACCGATCCACCACATGATGGAGGACGCGGCGACCGCCGAGATCGCACGCGCGCAGTTGTGGCAATGGATCCACTACGCCGACGACGGCCACGCGCCGCTGCATCTCGACGACGGCACCGCGATCGATGCCGCGCTGCTGGACCGCGTGCTGCTGGGCCTGCCCTCGAAGCTGGCGGGCCTGGACATCCCGGGAGCGGCCCGCGTGCCGGAGGCCATCGCGATGCTGGAGGCACTGACGCTGCGCGAGACCCTCGAAGACTTCCTCACCGTGCCGGCCTACGCGCGCCTGCCCTGAGGGCGCGCGCCATCCCGATCGCCTCGGTCCATTCCCGTTTTGCGAAGGAGATCCGCCATGAACACCCGTGAGCAACAGATCGATGCCCTGCAGCAGGATTGGAGCCGCAACCCGCGCTGGCGCGGTATCCAGCGACCGTACTCCGCTGCCGATGTCGTGCGCCTGCGCGGCAGCGTGCAGCCCGAGCACACGCTTGCCAGGCGCGGCGCGGAGAAGCTGTGGGCGCTGGTCAACGGGGATGCGAAGAAGGGCTACGTCAACGCCTTCGGCGCGATCAGCGCCGGCCAGGCGATGCAGCAGGCCAAGGCGGGGCTGGAAGCGGTGTATCTGTCCGGCTGGCAGGTGGCCGCCGACGGCAACAGCTCCGAGACGATGTATCCGGACCAGTCGCTGTATGCCTACGACTCGGTGCCGACGATGGTCCGCCGGATCAACAACACCTTCCAGCGCGCCGACGAGATCCAGTGGAAGGCCATCGCCGACGGCAAGCTCGACGAGGACGACGCGATCGATTTCTTCCTGCCCATCGTCGCCGACGGCGAAGCCGGCTTCGGCGGCGTGCTCAACGCCTACGAACTGATGAAGAACATGCTGGTCGCCGGCGCGGCCGGTGTGCATTTCGAGGACCAGCTGGCGGCGGTCAAGAAGTGCGGCCACATGGGCGGCAAGGTGCTGGTGCCCACGCAGGAGGCGGTGCAGAAGCTCATCGCCGCGCGGCTCGCGGCCGACGTGCTCGGCGTGCCGGCGATCGTGCTCGCGCGCACCGATGCCGAAGCCGCGACCCTGCTGACCTCGGATTTCGACGCCAATGACGCACCCTTCGTCACCGGCGAGCGCACGGCCGAAGGCTTCTACAAGGTGCGCAATGGCCTGGAGCAGGCGATCAGCCGCGGCGTGGCGTATGCGCCGTACGCGGATCTCGTGTGGTGCGAGACCGGCACGCCCGACATCGGCTTCGCGCGCGAGTTCGCGCAGGCCGTGCATGCACAGCACCCCGGCAAGCTGCTCAGCTACAACTGCTCGCCGAGCTTCAACTGGAAGAAGAACCTCGACGACGCGCAGATCGCGCGCTTCCAGGACGACCTGTCGGCGCTGGGCTACAAGTTCCAGTTCATCACTCTGGCCGGCATCCACATCAACTGGTTCAACAGCTTCCAGTTCGCCCATGACTACGCCCGCGGCCAAGGCATGAAGCATTACGTCGAACAGGTCCAGGAACGCGAATTCGCCGCCCGCGACAAGGGCTACACCTTCGTCTCGCACCAGCAGGAGGTCGGCGCCGGCTACTTCGACGACGTGACCACGGTCATCCAGGGCGGCGCGTCGAGCGTGACCGCGCTGACGGGCTCGACGGAAGAGAACCAGTTCCACGAGACAAAGGCGGCCTGAGTCCCGGGTCGCGACGAAGCAAAGAGGCCGGGGCAATGCCCGGCCTCTCTGTTGCGCAGCGGCCAAGCTGGCCGGTCGTTACTTGCGGACTTCCTGCGTGTGCGACTTCAGTGCTTCGGCCAGCCCCGGCACGCCGTCGGCTCCCGTCGGCACGGTGATGCTCGAACCGGTGAATTCCTCACCGATCGGCTGCGAGCGCCCGCCCAGGCAGGTCTCGAGGAAGCCTTCGGCCACCGCGTTGAAAGCCTTGTTGTTCTCGGGCCGTGCGAAGCCGTGGCCTTCGTCGGGGAACAGCACATAGGTGACCGGGATGTTCTTCGCGGTCATCGCCTCGACGATCTGGTCGCTTTCGGCCTGCTTCACGCGCGGATCGTTCGCACCCTGGCCGATCAGCAGCGGCTTGGTGATCGCATCGGCGCGGCTCAGCGGCGAGCGCTCGGTCAACCAGGCCTTGCCTTCGTCGGTGCGCGGGTCGCCCATGCGCCGGGTCAGTTGCTCGAAGAAGCTCGCCCAGTACGGCGGCACCGTCGACAGCAACGTATTGAGGTTGGCCGGGCCGACGATGTCGACGCCGCAGGCGAACGTCTCCGGCGTGAACGTCAGGCCGACCAGCGTGGCGTAGCCGCCGTAGCTGCCACCCATGATCGCGACCTTGTCGGGCGTGGTGACCCCACTGTCGACCGCCCACTGCACGGCGTCGATCAGATCGTCGTGCATCTTCGCCGCCCACTCGCCGTTGCCGGCGTTGGTGAATTCCTTGCCGAAGCCGGTCGAGCCGCGGAAGTTCACGCTCAGCACCGCATACCCCCGGTTCGCCAGCCACTGGTCCATCGAGCTGTAGCCGTAACCGTCGCGCGCCCACGGGCCGCCGTGCACCAGCAAGACCATCGGCACCGGTGCATCGGCCTTGCCGTCGTTGTCGGCGTCGGCGTGCTTGGGCAGGGTGAGATAGCTGACGAGGGTGAGGCCATCGCGCGACTTGAGCTCCAGCGGCCACATCGGCACCAGCGGCTTGCCGTCCAGCGCCGGCCGGCCGGAGAACAACTTGGTCAAGGTGCCTTCGGCACCGTTCTCGCCGCGGTCGTAACGGTAGTAGACCACCGGTGATTCGGCGGCCGAGTACGCGACCAGCCAATGCTTGTCGTCCAGAGTCCGGCTGTTGATCGAGACCTCGCCCGGGCCGATCGCCTCGAGCCTGGCGAGATCGGCCTTGATGCTGTCGTCGAGCGGGGTCCATTCCTCGCGCAGGTAGTCGACCGACACCGCCTGCAGCACACCGGTGCGCGGATCGGTCAGGCCGCCGCCGACATCGGCGCGCGGATCCTGATGCACGAGCGTCTTCTCGCCGCTGGTCGTGTCGATGGCATACAGCGCCGCGGTGTTGCGATCGCGTGAGTCGGACATGTAGAGCGTCCGGCCGTCTTCGGTCAGCCCGGTGGGCGTGGTGGTCAGCACGTCCTCGAACGGAATGTCGTCCTGGACCTCCCAGGCATCGCCGTTGCGACGCAGGACGTCCATGCCGCCATCGGGCCGACTGCGCGACGCGAAGCGCAGCGCGTAATCGGCATCGGCGATGTAGCCGGCGATCTGGTCGGTGTTCTGCTCGACCAGGCTGCGCTCGCCGCTGGCGAGATCGACCCTGTAGAGATCGTGCCACTGCGGGTCGCGGTCGTTCATGCCCACCAGCAAGGTGTCGGGCTGGCGATGGCTGACGCCGACGACCTGTGCGGTGGTCTTGGGGAACGGTGTGAGATCGCGCGACTGCGCGCTCTCCACGTCCACCGCGAACAGATGGAAATCCTCGTCACCGCCGGTGTCGCGCAGGTACAGCAGCGTGCCCGGCTTGTAGGTCCAGAAATAGCTGCGGATACCGCGCGCGGTGTCCTGGGTGACCGCCTTCGCCGCGGTCGGATTGTCGGCCGGCGCGACCCAGACATTCATCGTGCCGTCGACCGGCGCGATCCAGCTCAGGTACTGCCCGTCCGGGCTCAGCTGCACGGCGGCGCGCTCGGGATTGCCGAACAGCGCTTCGCGGGGGATCAGTTCGACATCGGCCAGCGTCTTCGGCGCGGCAGCGGCGGGTGCCTGCGCGGCAGGATCGGCAGGTTCATTGCGACCGCCACAGGCGGTCAGCGCGACGGCGATGCCGGTCGCGAGCATGAGTTGACGCATTGGTTGTCCCCTGAGTGAGTGGCGCCGGCTGACGCTAGCGCGATGGCGCCGATGTTTGCAACGCGTCAAGCACAAGGGGGGTGACCCCGGCAGTGAACCCACTGCGGCGACGAGACCGCCGCCTCCCGGAAGCGGTAACAGCGCAAAAGGCCACGCCGGTCGTGAGCGGGAGTGGGCGCATGGTTTCCCCGGGGAATTTGCGTGGCACGCTGGCATGCCGGCAATCCGATGGCGTTGGAAGAAGTCGTCAGGTGCGGAGCGTGGCTGGCAACGGGATTAGGCAGCGCCCATCTCGGCGCTGCCGCTGATCCCGCGATATCCGAGCGCTTCGGTGAGGTGCGCCTGGCTGATGTCCTTGCAGCCGTCGAGGTCGGCGATCGTGCGGGCGACGCGCAGGATGCGGTGCATTGCGCGCGCCGAGAGGTGCAGGGCTTCGATCGCTCGCTCGAGCAACGCCTGGTCGGCGGCGGCGAGGCGACAGTCACGGGCGGTGCCGCTCTGGTCGAGCCGGGCGTTGAGCACACCTGCACGCGCGTGCTGGCGCTCGCGCGCCTCGCTCACGCGCGCAGCGACGAGCGCGCTGGGCTCGCCGCCGGGGGCGTCGGGTCGCAGCGCAGCGGGGGGCAACCGGGGCACTTCCACGTGCAGGTCGATGCGGTCCAGCAGTGGACCGGAGATCCGCGCGCGGTAGCGCGCGATGGCATCGGCCGAGCAGCGGCAGCGCCCGGAGATGTCGCCGGCCCAGCCGCATGGGCAGGGATTCATCGCCGCCACCAGCTGGAAGCGGGCCGGAAATTCGCTCTGGCGCGCGGCCCGGGAGATCGTCACGACGCCCGACTCCATCGGTTCACGCAGCACTTCCAGCGCCTGGCGGCTCCATTCGGGCAACTCGTCGAGAAACAGCACGCCGTTGTGCGCCAGGGACACCTCGCCGGGCCGCGGCTCACCACCGCCACCGACCAGCGCGATCGCGCTGGCGGTGTGATGCGGGCTGCGGAATGGCCGCGCGCGCCACACGGTGGGATCGAGACCGCGTCCGCTGATCGACTGCACCGCCGCGGTTTCCAACGCCTCTGCCTCGCTCGACGGCGGCAGCAGGCCGGGCAGGCGCGAAGCCAGCAGAGTCTTGCCGCAGCCGGGCGGCCCCACGAACAGCAGGTGGTGACCGCCGGCCGCCGCGATCTCGAGCGCCCGGCGCGCCTGCGTCTGTCCACGAACATCGCGCAGATCGATCGACGGCAATGCACGTTGCGGTGGCGGCGTGGCCCGGGGCAGGGTCTTGCGCCCGCCGAGCATCGCGCAGACCTCCAGCAACGTGCGCGCGGTATGCACCGGCACGTCCGAGGCCAGCGCCGCCTCCGCGCCATTGGCCACCGGCACCAGCAGTGAGCGCCCGGTGCCGGCGACCGCGAGCGCAGCGGGCAGTGCGCCGTCGATGCCACGCAGCTCGCCGGTCAGTCCCAGCTCACCGAGGAATTCCCAGTCGCGCAGTGCCTCGGCCGGAATCTGCCCGCTGGCGGCCAGGATTCCCAGTGCGATCGGCAGGTCGAAGCGCCCGCCGCCCTTGGGCAGGTCGGCAGGCGCAAGGTTGACGGTGATCCGGCGTGCGGGAAATTCGTACTGCGCGCACTGGATGGCGGCACGTACCCGGTCCTTGGCTTCCCGCACCGCGGCTTCCGGCAATCCGACGATCGACATCGAGGGCAGACCGCCGCCGAGATGGACTTCGACCTTGACCTCGGGGGCGCGGATGCCTGCGCGCGCACGTCCGTGCACGAGCGCAAGTCCCATGGAGTCTCCTCAGTGCGCGTTGCTGCCGGTACTGGCGGTATCGCCGCCGGTGGGGTGCGATGCCTGCGCTTCGA
The genomic region above belongs to Luteimonas chenhongjianii and contains:
- a CDS encoding YifB family Mg chelatase-like AAA ATPase is translated as MGLALVHGRARAGIRAPEVKVEVHLGGGLPSMSIVGLPEAAVREAKDRVRAAIQCAQYEFPARRITVNLAPADLPKGGGRFDLPIALGILAASGQIPAEALRDWEFLGELGLTGELRGIDGALPAALAVAGTGRSLLVPVANGAEAALASDVPVHTARTLLEVCAMLGGRKTLPRATPPPQRALPSIDLRDVRGQTQARRALEIAAAGGHHLLFVGPPGCGKTLLASRLPGLLPPSSEAEALETAAVQSISGRGLDPTVWRARPFRSPHHTASAIALVGGGGEPRPGEVSLAHNGVLFLDELPEWSRQALEVLREPMESGVVTISRAARQSEFPARFQLVAAMNPCPCGWAGDISGRCRCSADAIARYRARISGPLLDRIDLHVEVPRLPPAALRPDAPGGEPSALVAARVSEARERQHARAGVLNARLDQSGTARDCRLAAADQALLERAIEALHLSARAMHRILRVARTIADLDGCKDISQAHLTEALGYRGISGSAEMGAA
- a CDS encoding S9 family peptidase, whose amino-acid sequence is MRQLMLATGIAVALTACGGRNEPADPAAQAPAAAAPKTLADVELIPREALFGNPERAAVQLSPDGQYLSWIAPVDGTMNVWVAPADNPTAAKAVTQDTARGIRSYFWTYKPGTLLYLRDTGGDEDFHLFAVDVESAQSRDLTPFPKTTAQVVGVSHRQPDTLLVGMNDRDPQWHDLYRVDLASGERSLVEQNTDQIAGYIADADYALRFASRSRPDGGMDVLRRNGDAWEVQDDIPFEDVLTTTPTGLTEDGRTLYMSDSRDRNTAALYAIDTTSGEKTLVHQDPRADVGGGLTDPRTGVLQAVSVDYLREEWTPLDDSIKADLARLEAIGPGEVSINSRTLDDKHWLVAYSAAESPVVYYRYDRGENGAEGTLTKLFSGRPALDGKPLVPMWPLELKSRDGLTLVSYLTLPKHADADNDGKADAPVPMVLLVHGGPWARDGYGYSSMDQWLANRGYAVLSVNFRGSTGFGKEFTNAGNGEWAAKMHDDLIDAVQWAVDSGVTTPDKVAIMGGSYGGYATLVGLTFTPETFACGVDIVGPANLNTLLSTVPPYWASFFEQLTRRMGDPRTDEGKAWLTERSPLSRADAITKPLLIGQGANDPRVKQAESDQIVEAMTAKNIPVTYVLFPDEGHGFARPENNKAFNAVAEGFLETCLGGRSQPIGEEFTGSSITVPTGADGVPGLAEALKSHTQEVRK
- the aceA gene encoding isocitrate lyase → MNTREQQIDALQQDWSRNPRWRGIQRPYSAADVVRLRGSVQPEHTLARRGAEKLWALVNGDAKKGYVNAFGAISAGQAMQQAKAGLEAVYLSGWQVAADGNSSETMYPDQSLYAYDSVPTMVRRINNTFQRADEIQWKAIADGKLDEDDAIDFFLPIVADGEAGFGGVLNAYELMKNMLVAGAAGVHFEDQLAAVKKCGHMGGKVLVPTQEAVQKLIAARLAADVLGVPAIVLARTDAEAATLLTSDFDANDAPFVTGERTAEGFYKVRNGLEQAISRGVAYAPYADLVWCETGTPDIGFAREFAQAVHAQHPGKLLSYNCSPSFNWKKNLDDAQIARFQDDLSALGYKFQFITLAGIHINWFNSFQFAHDYARGQGMKHYVEQVQEREFAARDKGYTFVSHQQEVGAGYFDDVTTVIQGGASSVTALTGSTEENQFHETKAA
- a CDS encoding glycoside hydrolase family 3 N-terminal domain-containing protein: MRLDDRLEALLAQMTLEEKIGQLGIFADMLRPFAADVNPDMNERDADELRAQIRAGRVGAVFNGVGARQGYESQRIAVEESRLGIPLLMGADVIHGMRTVFPIPLGEAASFEPALAQRTARAAAIEATACGLHWTFAPTLDIARDQRWGRVAEAAGEDVVLANAFAAARVRGFQGDDLTAHDSLLATPKHFVGYGAVMGGLDYNSVEISEGTLRDVHLPPFKAALDAGAMTVMSAFNDINGVPASAHDGLLTDLLRGEWGFKGFVVSDYTADFELVAHGFAADDREATRLSFTAGVDMSMQSGLYATHLPELVASGEVSMAAIDRGVRRVLAVKQAIGLFDDPYRSLDPQAEAALDPQALHFDLARDAARRSIVLLKNEGELLPLKKSGQRIALIGPYARDRDNLEGCWTLFGDKTLYVNLEDGLRAALDDGDALTVVDGSAMEEAIDGGIEAAVEAAREADVVLLAIGEPQGYSGEAQSRTQIIVPPAQQALAEAVAATGTPMVVLLRHGRALALQGAVRDAQAIVATWFLGTATGPAIADVLLGDYNPSARLPVSFPRDSGQQPLYYNRQRTGRPELPEMSEFKSRWREMPHSPLYPFGHGLSYTRFVYGDVQLSSDTLDWDGTLTASVTLRNDGDRAGEEVVQLYIHDRVASRVRPIRELKDFRKVALEPGAHATVSFTLRRDQLAFTTRSGAFSAEPGLFEVWIAPSSETGMAAQFTLIR
- a CDS encoding Ku protein, yielding MARPIWSGSLSFGLLNIPVSLMSGERRTDLSFRMLDSRDKKPIRFERVNADTGEEVPWKEIVKAFEYDKGSYVVIEKEDIASAAPESHESVDVEAFVDAGSIGVRFYEKPYVLVPGKKAEKGYVLLRETLKKTGKVGVARVVIRTREYLCAVMPEGDALILMLLRYPQELVDPNDYKLPEGSASSYRIADKEFDMAAQLIESMSAEWAPDAYHDEFRERLSEIIKQRIEAKGATAKVTEESPHREDAATNVVDFVALLQKSLGENRRTPAKAEATTPVKKTAKTVTKKTAKKAAKKTASPAAKKAVRKAS
- the aceB gene encoding malate synthase A, translated to MPADTATDLLDAPALAFLAELHQRFEPRRRALLTARGERQAAYDAGALPDFRVASRAIRETEWRVAPLPAALRDRRVEITGPVDPKMVINALNSGANCYMADFEDSTAPTWHNLLTGQRALRDAVAGTLEFNAPGGKRYTLRPEDQRAVLLVRPRGWHLDEKHVCIGDGPGAGSQAPMSAALFDAGLFAFHNAHALAAKDRGPYFYIPKLESADEARLWDDVLAYIERRLGLPGGQIRVTVLIETLPAVFEMDEILHALKDRVAGLNCGRWDYIFSYIKTFRRHRDRVLPERAQVTMAQPFLKAYSELLIQTCHRRGAHAMGGMAAQIPIADDATANEIAMSRVRADKLREVTAGHDGTWVAHPALIPLARQVFDERMRGPHQHAMTRDDVLVDRDDLIAPPIGTISRAGFDGNVEVCVRYIAAWLDGNGCVPIHHMMEDAATAEIARAQLWQWIHYADDGHAPLHLDDGTAIDAALLDRVLLGLPSKLAGLDIPGAARVPEAIAMLEALTLRETLEDFLTVPAYARLP
- a CDS encoding LysR family transcriptional regulator; this encodes MPSKSLPPQRFPYKSDRLKPLRAFCQTTRLGSVSRAAEALYVSQPAISLQLQALERELGVKLLERSGRRLVPTREGEALYALAMPLVEGLDALPAAFRREIGGLDAGELKVAANSSTILYLLPRIVDLFRRQHPDVRLSLQDAITADGTDLLRSDAVDLVVGSMVDVPGDLSYAPVYRFDPILLTPLDHALARSKRLTLEEIARYGLILPPKRQVTYRLVDQVFQQARLPYTVALEVGGWEVIKQYVAMGMGISVVSSICLAADDAERLATRPVAEWFPPRSYGVVVRKGKVLSPQARAFIELIRPDLFSRRDREDPGHSER